A portion of the Drosophila sechellia strain sech25 chromosome 2R, ASM438219v1, whole genome shotgun sequence genome contains these proteins:
- the LOC6618911 gene encoding dnaJ homolog subfamily C member 21, whose amino-acid sequence MRCYYEELELQRNANDGDIKTAYRKMALRWHPDKNPDRLAEAKERFQLIQQAYEVLSDPQERSWYDNHREQILRGKNSDYVENSLDVFRFFTSSCYKGYSDDEHGFYRVYTDVFVQIASEDLEFMDKDDRLGMAPDFGHANSSYEDVVGPFYAFWQAYSTRKTYDWLCPYDVREIKERFILRKVEKEMKKIVQAARKERNEEVRNLVNFVRKRDPRVQAYRRMLEERVEANRLKQEEKRKEQLRKRQEELAAVRKNNLFNEGYEEQLKQLEQQYDSESEDYTGEDENDEDGEDFDHEGGQEAEEYEVEYVDDLYCVACNKTFKNAKARANHEESKKHNENVDRLCQEMEEEEDAFHNAPHEDSLMGVQESLEELQVSEDQISFDEVPSEEESSLAKRTKKNKKARKSAVKQAQAEGSDEPDEPIEQKAIKSESEDEDWSKGKKASKKSKSKKTTTRKVKLLEQTVSEPNTQEATVTPKSGDEDLDPTKPQHTCVTCRLVFDSKNKLFAHLKKTNHGVYIPKAKPDVEGKHPGKAKGKRNK is encoded by the exons ATGCGTTGCTATTACGAGGAGCTCGAGCTCCAAAGAAACGCTAACGATGGAGACATCAAGACTGCGTACCGTAAGATGGCCCTGCGCTGGCACCCGGACAAGAATCCCGACCGACTGGCGGAGGCCAAAGAGCGCTTCCAGCTGATCCAGCAAGCGTATGAAGTTCTGTCTGATCCTCAGGAGCGGTCTTGGTACGACAACCATCGCGAGCAGATATTGCGCGGCAAAAACTCCGATTATGTGGAGAACTCCCTAGACGTGTTCCGGTTCTTCACGAGTTCCTGTTACAAGGGCTATAGCGACGATGAGCACGGCTTTTACCGCGTGTACACCGACGTCTTCGTCCAAATCGCCTCGGAGGACTTAGAGTTCATGGACAAGGACGACCGGCTGGGGATGGCGCCTGACTTTGGTCATGCGAACAGTAGTTACGAAGATGTAGTGGGTCCGTTCTACGCCTTTTGGCAGGCATACAGTACCCGGAAGACCTACGACTGGCTGTGTCCCTACGATGTTCGCGAAATAAAAGAGCGCTTTATCCTACGAAAGGTGGAGAAGGAGATGAAAAAGATCGTGCAGGCTGCCCGCAAGGAACGCAACGAAGAG GTTCGCAACTTAGTCAACTTCGTGCGAAAAAGGGATCCCAGAGTGCAGGCCTACAGGCGCATGCTTGAAGAACGCGTCGAAGCCAATCGACTTAAGCAGGAGGAGAAGCGCAAAGAGCAGTTAAGGAAGCGACAGGAAGAACTGGCAGCCGTCAGGAAGAATAATCTCTTTAACGAGGGCTACGAGGAACAGCTTAAGCAGTTGGAGCAGCAGTACGATAGCGAGTCAGAAGATTACACGGGTGAAGACGAGAACGACGAGGATGGCGAGGACTTCGACCATGAAGGCGGCCAGGAAGCCGAGGAGTACGAAGTGGAGTATGTAGACGATCTTTACTGCGTGGCATGCAACAAGACATTTAAAAACGCCAAGGCGCGTGCTAATCACGAAGAAAGCAAAAAGCATAATGAAAATGTCGACCGGCTGTGCCAGGAAATGGAGGAAGAAGAGGACGCTTTCCACAATGCACCCCATGAAGACAGTTTAATGGGCGTACAGGAATCACTGGAAGAATTGCAAGTCTCTGAGGATCAGATATCTTTCGACGAGGTTCCAAGCGAAGAAGAATCTTCGCTAGCCAAACgaaccaaaaaaaacaaaaaggcaaGGAAGTCAGCTGTCAAGCAAGCGCAGGCGGAAGGCAGTGACGAACCAGATGAGCCAATAGAACAGAAGGCAATCAAGAGCGAGTCAGAGGATGAAGACTGGAGTAAAGGCAAAAAAGCGAGcaaaaaaagtaaaagcaaAAAGACGACGACTAGGAAGGTGAAGCTATTAGAGCAAACGGTTTCGGAACCGAATACACAGGAGGCCACGGTGACTCCAAAAAGCGGAGATGAGGACCTCGACCCGACCAAGCCGCAACACACTTGTGTTACCTGTAGGCTCGTCTTTGACTCCAAGAACAAGCTGTTTGCCCACCTAAAGAAGACGAACCATGGTGTCTACATACCTAAGGCAAAGCCTGATGTTGAGGGCAAGCATCCTGGCAAAGCTAAGGGCAAGCGCAACAAGTAG